A part of Solibacillus sp. FSL H8-0538 genomic DNA contains:
- the rfbB gene encoding dTDP-glucose 4,6-dehydratase encodes MTRKKVLVTGGAGFIGGNFVQYMIEKYPEYEIYNLDGLTYAGDLTKHRGIETKDNYHFIKADIVDYEIIIPLFEKHKFDYIIHFAAESHVDRSITDPGVFVRTNVVGTQVLLEAAKKIGITKFVHVSTDEVYGELDFDPTTFFTEDTPLQPNSPYSASKASSDLLVRAYHHTYGLPINITRCSNNYGPYHFPEKLIPLTISRLLNEEKIPIYGDGQNIRDWLHVFDHCVAIDLVLHEGVNGEVYNVGGHNERTNLEVVKTIIHSLGKSEELIEFVTDRLGHDKRYAIDPTKLEQLGWKPTYTFETGIAQTIQWYIDNNAWWEQIISGQYQKYFDKQYSLEILKK; translated from the coding sequence ATGACCAGGAAGAAAGTACTCGTTACTGGTGGAGCAGGGTTCATTGGTGGTAATTTTGTTCAGTATATGATTGAAAAGTATCCCGAATATGAGATTTATAATTTAGATGGTCTAACGTATGCGGGTGATTTAACGAAACATCGTGGGATTGAAACAAAGGATAATTATCATTTTATTAAGGCAGATATTGTTGATTATGAGATTATAATTCCTCTATTTGAAAAACATAAATTTGATTATATTATTCATTTTGCTGCAGAAAGTCATGTTGATCGTTCCATCACTGATCCGGGTGTATTTGTTCGAACAAATGTAGTAGGGACACAAGTATTATTAGAGGCGGCAAAAAAAATAGGAATTACAAAATTTGTGCACGTTTCAACAGATGAAGTATATGGGGAATTAGATTTTGATCCCACGACATTTTTTACAGAAGATACACCGCTTCAGCCGAATAGTCCATATAGTGCGAGTAAAGCATCATCAGATTTATTAGTTCGGGCGTATCATCATACTTATGGATTACCTATTAACATCACACGTTGTTCAAACAACTATGGGCCTTACCACTTCCCAGAAAAATTAATTCCTTTAACCATATCTCGCCTATTAAATGAAGAAAAAATCCCTATCTATGGGGACGGGCAAAACATTCGTGATTGGTTACATGTTTTTGATCATTGCGTGGCCATAGATTTAGTATTGCACGAAGGGGTAAATGGAGAAGTATACAATGTAGGTGGACATAATGAGCGTACTAATTTAGAAGTGGTTAAAACAATTATTCATTCATTAGGGAAATCAGAAGAACTAATAGAGTTTGTGACAGATCGGTTAGGACATGACAAGCGTTATGCAATTGATCCGACTAAATTAGAGCAATTAGGTTGGAAGCCCACTTATACGTTTGAAACAGGAATTGCCCAAACGATTCAATGGTATATAGATAACAATGCATGGTGGGAGCAAATTATTAGTGGACAATACCAAAAGTATTTTGACAAGCAGTATTCGTTAGAGATATTAAAAAAGTAG
- a CDS encoding glucose-6-phosphate isomerase encodes MTFQLIRTGILNESFLEIDWLGYSSSVATIHHYLEKINGELTGWLHSPLEKNDDMLDSIQRIASEIKSKADVLVVIGVGGSFLGARAIQNALTPYFGTQENGIQVLYVGQNMSGAYIQQLLNSLKEKEIYVNVISKSGTTMEPALAFRVFRKYMEHRYAKEAQKRIIVTTDAEKGLLKKMAENSCYRHFVIPANIGGRYSVLTPVGLLPIAVAGVDIRRLLEGAKKAAILLKEENLELNEAYRYAVIRHALYKKGYQLELLATFEPSLAKLQEWWKQLFGESEGKGKKGLFPATVSYSTDLHAIGQFIQEGSPILFETLLHFKEITDDCQVPFDHRNEDELNYLSNRSFNEINAISKQGTAIAHAEGGVPVIQLELERLDAYHLGYLIYFFMKSCAMSASLLQVNPFDQPGVEMYKNKMKELLNISYVKFRH; translated from the coding sequence TTGACATTTCAATTAATCCGAACAGGTATTTTAAATGAATCGTTCTTAGAAATTGATTGGTTAGGCTATTCGTCTTCGGTAGCTACCATTCATCACTATTTAGAAAAAATAAATGGTGAATTAACTGGGTGGCTCCATTCCCCTTTAGAAAAAAACGATGATATGTTGGATTCAATTCAACGTATCGCTTCTGAAATTAAATCGAAAGCGGATGTGTTAGTTGTTATAGGTGTAGGGGGCTCTTTTTTAGGAGCAAGAGCTATTCAAAATGCTTTAACACCATATTTCGGTACTCAGGAAAATGGAATTCAAGTGTTATATGTAGGTCAAAATATGAGTGGAGCCTATATTCAACAGTTATTAAATAGTCTGAAAGAAAAAGAAATCTATGTAAACGTCATTTCGAAGTCAGGCACAACGATGGAGCCGGCATTAGCTTTTCGCGTCTTTCGGAAATATATGGAACACCGTTATGCCAAGGAAGCGCAAAAGCGGATCATCGTCACAACGGATGCTGAAAAAGGTTTGTTAAAGAAAATGGCAGAGAATTCATGCTATCGTCACTTTGTCATTCCTGCAAATATTGGGGGCCGCTATTCAGTACTAACCCCAGTAGGTCTCTTGCCAATTGCGGTAGCTGGTGTGGATATTAGGCGATTACTGGAAGGTGCTAAGAAGGCTGCTATTCTATTAAAAGAAGAAAATCTCGAACTAAATGAAGCGTATCGTTATGCTGTCATTCGCCATGCGCTATATAAAAAAGGCTATCAACTCGAATTGCTCGCGACTTTCGAACCTAGTCTTGCAAAACTACAAGAGTGGTGGAAGCAATTATTTGGTGAAAGCGAAGGGAAAGGCAAAAAGGGGTTATTTCCAGCTACTGTTAGCTATTCCACTGACTTACATGCTATTGGTCAATTTATACAAGAAGGCAGTCCGATTTTATTTGAAACATTACTTCATTTCAAGGAAATCACAGATGATTGTCAGGTTCCTTTTGACCATCGAAATGAAGACGAGCTCAATTATTTATCTAACCGTAGCTTCAATGAAATCAATGCTATCTCCAAACAAGGCACTGCAATTGCGCATGCTGAAGGGGGAGTACCTGTCATTCAACTAGAACTAGAGCGGCTGGATGCCTATCATCTAGGCTACCTCATTTATTTTTTTATGAAGTCATGTGCAATGAGCGCTTCTTTATTACAGGTCAATCCTTTTGATCAGCCAGGTGTTGAAATGTATAAAAATAAAATGAAAGAATTATTAAATATTAGCTACGTTAAATTCCGTCATTGA
- the galU gene encoding UTP--glucose-1-phosphate uridylyltransferase GalU, translated as MKKVKKAIIPAAGLGTRFLPATKAMPKEMLPIVDRPTIEYIVEEAIQSGIEDIIIVTGKGKRAIEDHFDRNFELEDNLMKKGKFELLNKINQSSKVEIHYIRQKDPKGLGHAVWCARNFIGDEPFAVLLGDDIVQAEKPCLKQLIEQYDETNCSILGVKKVPDDQTSRYGIIDHCTAEGRRYQVNNLVEKPIQGTAPSNLAIMGRYILTPEIFTFLDNLEAGAGGEIQLTDALQKLNEIQKIYAYEFEGKRYDVGEKLGFIRTTVEFALNNEEFGIEVEEMLKEILSQRTAYID; from the coding sequence ATGAAGAAAGTTAAAAAAGCAATTATTCCAGCAGCTGGTCTGGGAACGCGTTTTCTGCCAGCGACAAAAGCGATGCCGAAAGAAATGTTACCGATTGTTGACCGACCTACAATAGAATACATCGTTGAAGAGGCCATTCAATCGGGGATAGAAGATATTATTATTGTTACGGGTAAGGGGAAACGAGCAATTGAAGACCACTTTGATAGAAATTTTGAACTTGAAGATAATTTAATGAAAAAAGGGAAATTTGAGCTTCTAAATAAAATCAATCAATCCTCAAAAGTTGAAATCCACTATATAAGACAAAAGGATCCAAAAGGGCTTGGCCATGCAGTTTGGTGTGCTAGGAATTTTATTGGAGATGAGCCATTTGCTGTTTTATTAGGAGATGATATTGTGCAGGCGGAAAAACCTTGCTTGAAACAATTAATTGAACAATATGATGAAACAAACTGTTCAATATTGGGTGTTAAAAAAGTACCGGATGACCAAACATCTCGCTACGGTATTATTGACCATTGTACTGCTGAGGGAAGGCGATATCAAGTAAATAATCTAGTTGAAAAACCTATACAAGGTACTGCACCATCTAATTTAGCAATTATGGGGCGGTATATTTTAACACCAGAAATCTTTACGTTCTTAGACAATTTAGAAGCAGGTGCTGGTGGTGAAATTCAGCTAACTGATGCACTCCAAAAGTTGAACGAGATTCAAAAGATCTATGCTTATGAATTTGAGGGAAAGCGATATGATGTTGGTGAAAAATTAGGATTTATAAGAACGACTGTTGAGTTTGCATTAAATAATGAAGAGTTTGGCATTGAAGTAGAAGAAATGTTGAAAGAAATATTATCACAAAGGACAGCTTATATAGACTAA
- a CDS encoding YveK family protein — protein MEESKSLQEIAKIIRKRFLLIISLTVISVGIAAGLSFYVLTPIYQAQTQILVNQNSNSTEAYSWEKTEIDFQLISTYNIIMTSSGILSKVIEKLEMNTTPESLSKQITVSNESNSKVVNIRVEDENPLRAVEISNTVAEVFKEEIPKLMSVDNINILSAAKLSENPSPVKPKKLLNMAIAAVVGLMIGVGLAFLLEMLDTTIKNEKDIEEVLELPVMGLVGSIAPEKVIKDPLQSRRVRRNS, from the coding sequence ATGGAGGAATCAAAAAGTTTACAAGAAATCGCAAAGATAATAAGAAAACGATTTTTACTTATCATTAGCCTAACTGTTATTAGTGTTGGAATCGCTGCTGGTCTTAGCTTTTATGTTTTAACCCCCATCTATCAGGCACAAACTCAAATTTTAGTTAATCAAAACAGTAACAGCACAGAAGCATATTCATGGGAAAAAACAGAAATCGATTTTCAATTAATTAGTACGTACAATATCATTATGACAAGTTCTGGTATTTTAAGTAAGGTCATTGAGAAACTTGAAATGAACACAACGCCAGAAAGTTTATCAAAACAAATTACAGTGTCAAATGAAAGTAACTCAAAAGTTGTCAATATTAGAGTGGAAGATGAAAATCCGCTGCGGGCAGTGGAAATTTCAAATACAGTAGCTGAAGTTTTTAAAGAGGAAATTCCTAAATTAATGAGTGTTGATAATATTAATATTTTGTCAGCTGCTAAGTTAAGTGAAAATCCATCTCCAGTAAAACCTAAAAAGTTGCTTAATATGGCCATTGCTGCAGTTGTCGGTTTAATGATTGGTGTTGGTTTAGCCTTTTTATTAGAAATGTTAGATACAACGATTAAAAACGAGAAAGATATAGAAGAAGTTTTGGAATTGCCAGTTATGGGGTTAGTAGGTTCAATTGCACCAGAAAAAGTGATAAAAGATCCCCTTCAATCGCGTAGAGTAAGGAGGAATTCATAA
- a CDS encoding CpsD/CapB family tyrosine-protein kinase, whose amino-acid sequence MFGIMSRKKKKKLKLSMMGRKLITVSDTKSIISEQFRTIRANITFSMPDQELKTILVTSSTPGEGKSTNASNLGVVFAQEGKKVLLVDADMRKPTLHYTFNIFNTLGLSTVLTRQHAINNAIQETFVYGLYVIPSGPIPPNPAELLSSKMMEAFMEDAKKNYDIVIFDAPPILSVSDAQILSNKCDGTLLIVNYGVVEKEIVLKAKATLTASQAKILGVVLNNYVMPRNHHYYKYYSSIEE is encoded by the coding sequence ATGTTTGGAATAATGAGTAGAAAAAAGAAAAAAAAGTTAAAACTTTCAATGATGGGTCGCAAGCTAATTACAGTGTCGGATACGAAGTCTATTATATCTGAGCAGTTTCGGACAATCCGTGCAAACATAACATTTTCTATGCCCGATCAAGAATTAAAAACCATTCTAGTAACTTCGTCTACACCCGGTGAAGGTAAATCAACAAATGCTTCTAATCTGGGTGTCGTTTTTGCTCAAGAAGGTAAAAAAGTATTACTTGTAGATGCAGATATGCGTAAACCGACATTGCATTATACGTTCAACATATTTAATACATTAGGCTTGTCAACTGTGCTAACAAGACAGCATGCTATTAATAATGCAATTCAGGAGACGTTTGTATATGGCTTATATGTTATCCCGAGTGGTCCGATTCCCCCCAATCCAGCTGAATTACTTTCTTCTAAAATGATGGAGGCTTTTATGGAGGATGCGAAGAAGAATTATGACATAGTAATTTTTGATGCACCCCCGATATTATCTGTTTCAGATGCACAAATATTGTCTAACAAATGCGATGGCACTTTGTTAATCGTTAATTATGGTGTTGTAGAAAAGGAAATTGTTCTAAAAGCGAAGGCAACGCTTACTGCTTCTCAAGCAAAAATTTTAGGAGTGGTATTAAATAATTATGTAATGCCTCGTAATCATCATTATTATAAGTATTATAGTAGTATTGAGGAGTGA
- a CDS encoding TIGR00282 family metallophosphoesterase, with protein sequence MKVLFIGDIVGSIGRDAVEKYLPRLKKKYAVDVVIANGENAAAGRGITRSIYNDLLQMGVDVITMGNHTWDNKDIFDFIDDADYLIRPANFSKDAPGRGMTQVSKNGVTISVINLHGRVFLPPHEDPFAMAEEMVEEARKTSPIVFVDFHAEATSEKIALGWHLDGKASVVVGTHTHVQTADNRIYPGGTAYITDVGMTGPYDEILGMGKDNVIYKFKTNMPARYEVPKSGREVLSGFFIEIDDRTGKALRQERVYINADNPFQA encoded by the coding sequence ATGAAAGTTCTATTCATCGGTGATATTGTGGGTTCGATTGGCCGTGACGCAGTGGAGAAATATTTACCTCGTCTGAAGAAAAAATATGCAGTAGATGTAGTGATTGCGAACGGTGAGAATGCAGCAGCAGGGCGCGGCATTACGCGAAGTATTTATAATGATTTATTACAAATGGGCGTTGATGTGATCACGATGGGGAACCATACGTGGGACAACAAAGACATTTTTGATTTTATTGATGACGCGGATTATTTAATTCGTCCAGCAAATTTTTCGAAGGATGCACCAGGGCGCGGTATGACGCAAGTGTCGAAAAATGGCGTGACGATTTCGGTTATTAATTTACATGGACGAGTATTTTTACCGCCGCATGAGGATCCATTTGCGATGGCAGAGGAAATGGTAGAAGAAGCGCGTAAAACTTCGCCAATCGTATTTGTCGATTTTCACGCAGAAGCAACGTCAGAGAAGATTGCGCTTGGCTGGCATTTAGACGGCAAAGCTTCCGTAGTTGTTGGGACACATACACATGTACAAACAGCGGACAACCGCATTTATCCAGGAGGCACAGCGTATATTACAGACGTTGGGATGACAGGCCCGTATGATGAAATCCTTGGTATGGGTAAAGATAATGTCATTTACAAGTTTAAAACAAATATGCCGGCGCGTTACGAAGTGCCAAAATCAGGTCGTGAAGTACTAAGTGGTTTCTTCATTGAAATTGATGATAGAACAGGTAAAGCACTACGCCAAGAACGCGTGTATATTAATGCAGATAATCCATTTCAAGCATAA
- a CDS encoding ISL3 family transposase codes for MYMHSNISLPGFEDAIILKTEVRGGQYLIHFEMPITTQVCPNCGEDTRRVHDYRWTKVKHLKMAERMTTLFYRKRRYACTCGKRFAEKNQVVSPYQRYSNEWNQMAQIRSVKAKTFTEIAHQYGASVSTIIRRFDRIVPGKIKGETALPKVIAIDEFKGNAGGEKFQLIIADAVTKEPIDILPDRKKETIKAYLREHGANVEMVVMDMSHSFKAAVQEALDNPIIIADRFHFVRYIYWAIDRVRVRIQKEWNDYDRKKVKKKRHVFFKKPKDVTEKDQWYLKRYFSFSAELKLAYQLKEQFREWFELAKENGAEKLKETKEFLLKFYEAVEEADIPEFQRSVKTLQNWQTEILNSFTFNYSNGFVEGLNNLTKVIKRNAFGYRRFDRLRAKILLTHQYKTVGNEIG; via the coding sequence GTGTACATGCATTCTAACATAAGTTTACCAGGATTTGAAGACGCGATTATTTTAAAGACAGAGGTGCGTGGAGGGCAGTATCTGATTCATTTTGAAATGCCCATAACGACGCAGGTTTGTCCAAACTGTGGAGAAGATACACGCCGTGTGCACGATTATCGTTGGACTAAGGTAAAACATTTAAAAATGGCAGAACGAATGACGACTTTATTTTATCGTAAACGCCGTTATGCTTGTACGTGCGGGAAGCGTTTTGCGGAGAAGAATCAAGTTGTTTCGCCCTATCAACGCTATTCTAATGAGTGGAATCAAATGGCTCAAATCCGTTCAGTGAAAGCCAAAACCTTCACTGAGATTGCGCACCAATATGGGGCATCGGTTAGTACCATCATTCGCAGATTTGATCGGATTGTTCCTGGAAAAATTAAGGGAGAAACAGCCTTGCCAAAGGTGATTGCCATTGATGAATTCAAAGGCAATGCAGGTGGGGAAAAGTTTCAACTAATTATTGCCGATGCAGTGACAAAAGAACCTATTGATATTTTACCGGACCGGAAAAAAGAAACCATTAAAGCCTATTTGCGTGAGCATGGGGCAAATGTTGAAATGGTCGTTATGGATATGAGTCATTCATTTAAAGCAGCAGTTCAAGAAGCGCTGGATAACCCAATTATCATTGCGGATCGCTTTCACTTTGTTCGCTATATTTATTGGGCAATCGATCGTGTTCGAGTACGTATTCAGAAGGAATGGAATGATTACGATCGTAAGAAAGTAAAGAAGAAGCGTCATGTATTTTTTAAGAAACCTAAGGATGTAACTGAGAAAGACCAGTGGTATTTAAAACGCTATTTCAGCTTTTCAGCAGAATTAAAATTGGCTTATCAGTTAAAGGAACAGTTTCGAGAATGGTTTGAACTGGCGAAAGAGAATGGTGCAGAGAAACTAAAGGAAACGAAGGAATTCCTTCTGAAGTTTTATGAAGCGGTAGAAGAAGCTGATATTCCGGAGTTTCAACGCAGTGTGAAAACCCTTCAAAATTGGCAAACAGAAATCCTCAACTCTTTTACATTTAACTATTCAAATGGCTTCGTAGAAGGTTTAAATAATTTAACAAAAGTAATTAAACGCAATGCTTTTGGCTACCGTCGATTTGATCGATTACGCGCCAAAATTTTATTAACACATCAATACAAAACAGTCGGCAATGAAATAGGATAA
- a CDS encoding stage V sporulation protein S has translation MDALKVSSRSNPNSVAGALVAVIREQGYAEMQAVGAGALNQAVKAVAIARGFVAPSGTDLICAPAFADITIGGEDRTALKLLVEKRTR, from the coding sequence ATGGATGCATTAAAAGTATCGTCTCGTTCTAATCCAAATTCTGTTGCAGGTGCACTGGTCGCTGTCATTCGTGAACAAGGATATGCGGAAATGCAGGCAGTCGGTGCAGGCGCACTCAACCAAGCTGTAAAGGCAGTGGCGATTGCGCGTGGTTTCGTGGCACCGAGTGGAACGGATTTAATTTGTGCACCAGCCTTTGCTGATATTACAATTGGCGGGGAAGATCGTACGGCTTTAAAACTTTTGGTAGAAAAACGTACCCGATAA
- a CDS encoding stage V sporulation protein S, with the protein MDSLKVSSRSNPNSVAGAMVAVIREQGYAEMQAVGAGAVNQAVKAVAIARGFVAPSGTDLICTPAFSDITIGGEDRTAIKLIVEKRKR; encoded by the coding sequence GTGGATTCATTAAAAGTATCGTCACGTTCTAATCCAAATTCCGTTGCAGGAGCAATGGTCGCAGTCATTCGGGAGCAAGGGTATGCAGAAATGCAGGCAGTCGGAGCAGGCGCTGTCAATCAGGCAGTAAAGGCAGTAGCAATTGCTCGGGGATTTGTGGCACCGAGTGGAACGGATTTAATTTGTACGCCAGCTTTTTCCGACATTACGATTGGCGGGGAAGATCGTACAGCAATAAAGCTAATTGTGGAAAAACGCAAGCGTTAA
- a CDS encoding 2-oxoacid:acceptor oxidoreductase subunit alpha: protein MLHQLSWKVGGQQGEGIESTGEIFSMAMNRLGYFLYGYRHFSSRIKGGHTNNKITVRPTEVRSIADDLDILVAFDQETIDVNYKELTPNSIIMADAKFDPKNPEDCVAPLFAVPFTEIAAELGTSLMKNMVAIGATAALLNLEESVFQSVVDEIFGRKGEEVVAKNIEAIQKGREAIAELIGQRVGEWELTPADGKRRMFMIGNDAVAFGALAAGARFMAAYPITPASEIMEYMIKKLPKFGGAVIQTEDEIAAATMAIGANFGGVRSFTASAGPGLSLMMEAIGLSGMTEQPLVIIDTQRGGPSTGLPTKQEQSDLMAMIYGTHGEIPKVVIAPSTMQEAFYDTIQAFNIAEELQLPVIIMTDLQLSLGKQTVEPFDYSKINIRRGKIVDSVEATDSKDYFKRFENTEDGISPRVLPGTLGGIHHVTGVEHDETGKPSEATGNRRTQMDKRFRKLEALNFNEPVYINAPYEEADVLLVGFNSTRGALEEVQEALNAEGIKANHAHVRLLFPFPADIMSRLVDGAKKVIVVENNATGQLANIMKMNIGGHTKTASILKYDGTPFLPRELKNLVKEEI from the coding sequence ATGTTACATCAGCTTTCATGGAAAGTCGGTGGGCAACAAGGTGAAGGGATTGAGAGTACAGGTGAAATCTTCTCAATGGCAATGAATCGTTTAGGGTATTTCCTATACGGTTACCGTCATTTCTCTTCTCGTATTAAAGGTGGCCATACGAATAACAAAATTACAGTTCGTCCAACAGAGGTTCGTTCAATTGCGGACGATTTAGATATTTTAGTGGCGTTCGACCAAGAAACGATCGACGTAAACTATAAAGAATTAACGCCAAACAGTATTATTATGGCAGATGCAAAATTTGACCCGAAAAATCCAGAAGACTGCGTAGCACCGCTATTTGCTGTACCATTTACTGAAATTGCCGCGGAATTAGGTACTTCATTAATGAAAAACATGGTCGCAATCGGCGCAACAGCAGCACTTTTAAACTTAGAAGAATCAGTTTTCCAAAGCGTTGTTGACGAAATCTTCGGCCGTAAAGGGGAAGAAGTCGTAGCGAAAAATATCGAGGCGATTCAAAAAGGTCGAGAAGCCATTGCTGAACTAATCGGTCAACGTGTCGGTGAATGGGAGTTAACTCCGGCTGACGGCAAACGTCGCATGTTTATGATCGGTAATGATGCAGTTGCATTCGGTGCACTTGCAGCAGGTGCGCGCTTCATGGCTGCGTACCCAATTACACCAGCTTCAGAAATTATGGAATACATGATTAAAAAACTACCGAAATTCGGTGGTGCGGTCATCCAAACAGAAGATGAAATCGCAGCTGCAACAATGGCTATTGGCGCTAACTTCGGTGGCGTACGTTCATTTACAGCTTCAGCGGGACCTGGTCTTTCACTTATGATGGAAGCAATCGGTTTATCTGGTATGACAGAACAGCCGCTTGTAATTATTGATACTCAGCGTGGTGGCCCATCTACAGGCCTTCCAACAAAACAAGAGCAGTCGGATTTAATGGCAATGATTTATGGAACGCACGGTGAAATTCCAAAAGTCGTAATCGCACCTTCTACAATGCAAGAGGCGTTCTACGACACAATCCAGGCGTTCAATATCGCAGAAGAATTACAACTGCCAGTTATTATTATGACAGACTTACAATTATCACTTGGTAAACAAACAGTTGAGCCATTTGATTACAGTAAAATTAATATTCGCCGCGGTAAAATTGTTGATTCTGTGGAAGCTACAGATTCAAAGGATTACTTCAAGCGCTTTGAAAATACTGAAGACGGCATCTCGCCGCGTGTGTTACCTGGTACATTAGGTGGTATTCACCACGTAACAGGTGTCGAGCATGATGAAACAGGGAAACCATCAGAAGCAACAGGCAACCGCCGTACGCAAATGGATAAGCGTTTCCGCAAGCTAGAAGCATTAAACTTTAATGAACCAGTCTATATCAATGCACCATATGAAGAAGCAGATGTATTACTTGTCGGCTTTAACTCAACGCGCGGTGCACTTGAAGAAGTACAAGAAGCTTTAAACGCAGAAGGCATTAAAGCAAATCATGCGCATGTGCGTTTACTATTCCCATTCCCAGCAGACATCATGTCTCGATTAGTAGACGGAGCGAAAAAAGTTATTGTTGTGGAGAACAATGCAACAGGCCAGTTAGCAAATATTATGAAAATGAATATTGGCGGCCATACAAAAACAGCTTCAATTTTGAAATACGACGGTACACCTTTCTTACCGCGTGAACTTAAAAATCTTGTGAAGGAGGAGATCTAA
- a CDS encoding 2-oxoacid:ferredoxin oxidoreductase subunit beta: MATFKDFRNSVKPNWCPGCGDFSVQAAIQRAAANVGYEPSELAVISGIGCSGRISGYINSYGFHGIHGRALPIAQGLKMANKDLKVIASGGDGDGFAIGMGHTIHAIRRNIDITYVVMDNQIYGLTKGQTSPRSAAGFVTKSTPGGAIEPSLKPLEVALTAGATFVAQGFSTDIKELTAMIEAGLNHKGFSFINVFSPCVTYNKVNTYDWFKENLTKLADVEGYDHTNREMAMQTVMRNEGLVTGIIYHDQETTSYQDKIIGYSELPLTDIDLSLPEADFDALVKEFM, translated from the coding sequence ATGGCTACATTTAAAGATTTCCGTAACTCAGTCAAGCCAAACTGGTGCCCAGGCTGTGGTGACTTCTCTGTACAAGCAGCCATTCAACGTGCTGCTGCAAATGTTGGATACGAACCGAGTGAACTAGCTGTTATTTCTGGTATCGGCTGTTCAGGTCGTATTTCAGGCTATATTAACTCTTACGGCTTCCACGGAATTCACGGCCGCGCTCTTCCAATTGCACAAGGGCTTAAAATGGCGAATAAAGACTTAAAAGTTATTGCTTCTGGCGGTGACGGTGATGGTTTCGCAATCGGTATGGGGCATACAATCCATGCAATTCGCCGGAATATCGACATCACATATGTAGTTATGGATAACCAAATTTATGGATTAACAAAAGGTCAAACTTCACCACGTTCTGCTGCTGGTTTCGTTACGAAATCAACACCAGGTGGGGCAATTGAGCCATCACTTAAACCGTTAGAAGTTGCCTTAACTGCAGGTGCTACATTTGTTGCGCAAGGCTTCTCTACTGATATTAAAGAACTAACTGCTATGATCGAAGCTGGTCTGAATCATAAAGGCTTCTCATTCATTAACGTTTTCTCACCATGTGTAACATATAATAAAGTTAACACGTACGACTGGTTCAAGGAAAACTTAACAAAGCTTGCAGATGTTGAAGGTTATGACCATACAAACCGTGAAATGGCGATGCAAACAGTTATGAGAAATGAAGGTCTTGTAACGGGTATTATTTATCACGATCAAGAAACAACTTCTTATCAAGATAAAATTATTGGCTATTCAGAGCTACCGCTAACAGATATTGATCTTTCACTACCTGAAGCAGATTTCGATGCATTAGTAAAAGAATTTATGTAA